The Hallerella porci genomic sequence GGAACGCGGCTGGTTTACTCTTTCGACGATGTCGGATTTATTGCGTTACTGCTATTATGTCGCAGGCATTGTCGGAAAATTGCTCACGAAATTATTCGCTGCAAAAAATTCTGCAATCAACGAAACGCGTTTGCAAAAATTGAAAATGTTGGATGTCAGTTTTGGCCTTGCGTTACAACTGGTGAATATCATCAAAGATGTCCGCGAAGATTCCGAACGCAAAGTGTGCTTTGTGCCCGAGATGATTTGCCATTGTCACGGCTTTGAAAATTCGCCCGCGATGTTTGCCGAAAACGCCGACAAAAAAGCGCGCGCCTCGGTGATGAAAGAATTGGTCGCCGAAGCGTGGCGTCATTTGGACGATGCGATTGAATACACGATTACGATTCCGCGCAGAAATCCGCAAATTCGCCTTTTCTGTTTGTGGCCGTTATTTATGGCTGCAAAAAATCTTTCGATTATGGGCGATTGTTCGCTTTTATTTGATGAAGAACGCAAATTGAAAATTACCCGCGATGATGTGAAGCAAATCGTCAAATCGACGAGTCTTCATTTCTATTCCAATTCGTGGATTCGCAAAAATTTTGAAATGTTGAGGAATGGAAAATGAACGAAAAATTCCGCTTACTCAAATCGTGGAAATTTCATTTAGCCTTTATTTTCGTTTCGATTTTCATCGATCAGGCAACGAAAATTTGGGCGGTGGCATATCTTTCTCCGACTTTTGAAAATCCGCTCGGGCGCATTGTGCATGTCATCGGAGAGCTTTTGCAATTTCGTTTGGCGTATAATTATGGCGCCGCATTTAGCAGTCGCCCGCAAGATATTTTGCCGTTCCTTCCGCCGACGATTTTCTTCCTTCTAATTTCGATTATCGCGACTTTCGTTTTGATTTATTTTTACCGTTCCGTGAAGCGCGGCGATTTTTTGGTGCGCTCGGGAATTGCGATGATTATGTCGGGCGCACTCGGCAATTTTGCAGATCGGATGCGCTTAGGAAAAGTGGTGGATTTTATCGATTGCGATTTCCCCGATTTTATGATGGCGCGTTGGCCCACATTCAATTTCGCCGACTGTTGCGTCACCGTGGGCGTAGCACTTGTAATTCTTTCTCCCGTAATTTATAAATTGATGCAATACACTCCAGAAGGTTCTCATGACAAAGAAAAATGCAGCGACAAAAAGTGAATTTCCTCAATTCGTCGTTTCCGAAAAAGAATCGGGTGAACGTCTGGACAAATTTCTGCAAGGAAAGTTGAAAGATTTTTCGCGGACGGATATTCAAAAACTCATCGCCGACGGTGCTGTTCTCGCAGGCGGTTCCGTAGCCAAGAAAAATTTGCGGTTAAATGAAGGCGTTGCAGTTACGCTTTCGGCTCTTCCCGAAAAAGAATCTTCGGAATTAAAGCCTGAAAAAATGAAACTGAACATCGTTTACGAAGACGATGATGTGGCGGTTATTTTTAAGCCGCGCGGCGTTGTCGTGCATCCGGGAAATGGCGCGGCGACAGGCACTTTGGCGGCGGGACTTCTGTATTATTTTAAGGATAAACTTTCGACTGTGAATGGTCCGCTTCGCCCAGGAATTGTGCATCGCTTGGACAAAGATACGCCGGGATTAATGGTCGTCGCCAAAAATGATAAAGCGCATCGCCATTTAGCGCATCAGTTGGAAACGCGGACATTGCACCGCAAATACGAAGCGCTCATCTGGGGACATCCTCGCGATCTTTCGGGCGAAATTGAACTTCCGGTGGGACGCGATCCGAAATCGCGCATCCGCATGGCGGTCGTTAAAAACGGCAAGTATGCGAAGACGCGTTACAAAGCCAAAGAATTTTTTGCCATTGCAACGTTGATGGAATACGAACTCGATACGGGGCGCACGCACCAAATCCGCGTTCATTCGCGTTTCACAGGGCATCCGATTGTCGGCGATCCAATTTACGAAGGGCGTGAAGCATCGCTTTCTCGTGTGCCGCCGCTTTATCACGATACCGCAGAAGAACTTTTGAAAATGGCGCCTGCGCAATTTTTGCAAGCGGTAGAAATCACTTTTATGCATCCGACGAAGCGTAAAAAAATGACATTCTCCGTTCCTCTCGAAAAGCCGTTTGAACAAGCGGTAAAATTCCTCGAAAAGGAATGTCTGCAAACCGCGCCGACTTTCGACGCCGATACGAGTTTCCGCGATTTCACCGAAACGGAAATCAATAATCCGTATTTGGAAGAAGAAATTGAAGACGAAGAAGAATATCCTTACGAAGAAGAACCGGTGAAGGAACGTTTAACGCGAGCGGAACGTTATGAAATGAAAAAAGAACGCCGCAAAAAGCGCAAAGAAATCGAAGCGGAAAAGCGAGAAAAGAAAGAACGCAAAGCCGCAGAAAAGCGTGGCGAAGCTTATGTTCCGAAAACCGATGTCGTCACCGGTTACGAACCGACGATTGACCCGTCTTATTTGGAATGACAAAACGCAGAAAAGTGACTATATTCTCTGCGTCAAATTTGTCCGCGTAGCTCAATTGGATAGAGTGTCAGTTTCCGAAACTGAAGGTCACGAGTTCGACTCTCGTCGTGGGCACTGAAAAACGCTCCGCATTTGCGGAGCGTTTTTAGTTTTTTCATTTCTCGTTAAACAGCGCGGACGATTTTTCCCGTGAGTTCGTGCGGTTCTGCATCGAGAATTTTCACCCAGTAAAATTCTCCTGGCGTCGCATCGCCTTCAACGATTTTCACAATATCATCGGAATCGAGCGAATTGCCTTCGGTGCGTCCGATGAAATGGTAATCGCTTTCTTCGGCGACTTCGTCGATCAAAACCTTCACTTCTTTGCCGATAAACGCTTCGGTTGCTTCGCTCGAAATTTCTTCTTGGACATCGTTAATCGCATCCAATCGGGCGCGGGCTTGGTCTTCGGGCACAGGCGTTTCGGTAAGCTGTAACGCCGGCGTTCCTTCTTCGGGGCTAAAGACGAAACCGCCCAAATGTTCGAAGCGCACATCTTGAATGAGTTGCATTAACTCTTCAAAATCTTCTTGCGTTTCGCCGGGGAAGCCGACCAAAACTGTTGTGCGAAGAGTAACTCCCGGAATTTTTTCGCGCATTTTGAAAAGCATTTCGCGAAGACTTTTTTGCGTGTAATGGCGGCGCATTAACTTCAAAATTTTATCGTTGGCATGCTGAATTGGCATGTCGATATATTTGCAAAGTCGCGGTTCGTTTGCCATCAGTTCCAAAAGTTCGTCATCGATAAATTGCGGATACCAATAGAGAGTCCGAATCCAAGGAATTTTTGTTTCGGCGAGAATTGCTTTCAAAAGTTTTGTAAGCGTAGGACCGCGGACGCCTTGTTCGTGGCCGTAGAATGTCGTGTCTTGCGCGATAAGAGTCAATTCTTTGACGCCTTGCGCTTCTAATTCTTTGGCTTCTTGAACGATACTTTCAATTGAAAACGAAACTTGTTTTCCGCGGATGTTTGGAATGGCGCAGAAAGCGCAGCGACGATCGCAGCCTTCGGCAATTTTGAGATATGCGTGATGCGGAAAATCGCCGAGGTTTAAACGCTTAATATTTTCGGTGCCGCTGGATTTTTCGCCGAGTCCGAGAACTTGTAAAATTTTTCCGGGCTCATAAGTGCCAAGCCAATAATCGACTTCGGGCATTTCCTTCGGCAGTTCTTCTTTGTAACGTCCCGAAAGGCAACCGGAAACGATGAGTTTTTGCGCGGGCTTTTTGATTTCGACAAAAGACAGAACCGCATTGATGGATTCTTCTTTGGCAGCTTCAATAAAACCGCAAGTATTCACCAAAAGATAATCGGCTTTTTCTGCCGACGGTGCAGAAACAAATCCGACCGAATAAAGTTCGGCTAAAAGATGTTCCGCATCGACTTGATTTTTTGCGCAGCCTAATTGAGCTGCAAAAATTTTGGGATGCTTCATTTATTCCCAGTCGTCGTAAACTTCTTGAGCTGCCGGAGCGGGAGCTGGTGCAGGTTCTTGTGCGGGAGCCGGAGCTTCTGCTGCGGGCTGTTCTGTCGGAACTTCTGCCGGAGCAGGTTCTGCTTCGGGGGCTGGTGCCGGTGCAGCTTCTGCTGCGGGTTCTTCGACAGGAGCCGGTTCTTGTGCCGGGGCAACTTCTTCAACAGGAGCTTCTGCAGCGGGAGATTCTGCGGCCGGAGTGGAGCTTGTGAAAGAACCCGAATTGTTGTAAGAATCCGAATTGCTGTAAGATTCTGTCGCTTCGCCCGAGGCTGCCGAGCCAACGGTATCGTTTGCTTTGTTATCAATCCACCAAGCAAAGCCGAGCGGTTCGAGCGCAGACTTGCCGTAAGATTTTGCGTCTTCAATTTTTTTGAAGTAACCGATGCGGACGCGGTAATAAGAACCTTCGAGTTCACCCGGATTTTCTACTTGAGCGAGATAGCCTTTAATGCCTTTTTCTTCCAACTTTTTTAGGATTGCTTTTGCAGCGCTCTTCGACGGTTGAATGCTCACCTGAATGACAACGGCGCCTTCCGTTCCCGGTTGTACGACATCACCGCTCAAAGTAAATGTTCCCTTGTCTGCGGACGAAGTTGCCGAGAGCGATTCAATCGATTGCAACTGCGGCATTTCTTGCTTGGCTGCAGTATCGGGGGCTGCTGCCGGAGCTTCTACTTTCTTTGCCGGCTTGATTTCGGGTACAATTTCGTCTTCTTCGTTGCATCCTGCGATCATTAGTCCAGCGATTGCCGAGAGAGCAAAGGCGGAAACTTTGGAAAATTGAGTCATTCTCGCTCCTATAAAGTCAAAGAACTTTTTGTATTAAAATATACATAAGTCTTTGAATTATCGCAAGTTGTGGATATTTTAAAGCGAAAAATTTCACAGAGAAAAGCGGGAACTCTCTTTTCACCCTTGACGAAATTTGCTTTTTTGAATATATTTGCGATGCATTTTAAAAATTTTCAACCCAAGGAATCGAATGATCGGTGTCGTAGTAAAGCCTAATGAACCTTTCGAACGCGCTCTTAAGCGTTTCACCAAGTCTTGCGAAAAGAATGGCATCATCTCTGACGTGAAGAAGCGTCAGCGCTATGAAAAGCCGTCCGAAGAAAAGAAGCGCATTGAAACTTCTGCTCGTCGCAAGCGCCTCAAAGAACTTGCAGACGCAAATCGCAAGCGCCTCTACTAATTCGTCGCTTTTTTACGAATGCCAAGGGAATGTATCATATACATTCCCTTTTAGTGTTTCTATTTTTCGCTCGAACTTAAACTCCCGGTCTGGGAAAAGGACA encodes the following:
- a CDS encoding squalene/phytoene synthase family protein — encoded protein: MPALNSLDVKKNFEYADKMLLLVSRTFALNINRLSGNLRKSILLAYLYLRIADTVEDDAKLSVEEKLKLLGLFSSIFKPKADAQKATAEFVQALPNSFQNSEDPNYDLCLNAEKVVPLLWTFDADYVQPISETVVEMCEGMADSIQQMGTSLERGWFTLSTMSDLLRYCYYVAGIVGKLLTKLFAAKNSAINETRLQKLKMLDVSFGLALQLVNIIKDVREDSERKVCFVPEMICHCHGFENSPAMFAENADKKARASVMKELVAEAWRHLDDAIEYTITIPRRNPQIRLFCLWPLFMAAKNLSIMGDCSLLFDEERKLKITRDDVKQIVKSTSLHFYSNSWIRKNFEMLRNGK
- the lspA gene encoding signal peptidase II, which encodes MNEKFRLLKSWKFHLAFIFVSIFIDQATKIWAVAYLSPTFENPLGRIVHVIGELLQFRLAYNYGAAFSSRPQDILPFLPPTIFFLLISIIATFVLIYFYRSVKRGDFLVRSGIAMIMSGALGNFADRMRLGKVVDFIDCDFPDFMMARWPTFNFADCCVTVGVALVILSPVIYKLMQYTPEGSHDKEKCSDKK
- a CDS encoding RluA family pseudouridine synthase, whose protein sequence is MTKKNAATKSEFPQFVVSEKESGERLDKFLQGKLKDFSRTDIQKLIADGAVLAGGSVAKKNLRLNEGVAVTLSALPEKESSELKPEKMKLNIVYEDDDVAVIFKPRGVVVHPGNGAATGTLAAGLLYYFKDKLSTVNGPLRPGIVHRLDKDTPGLMVVAKNDKAHRHLAHQLETRTLHRKYEALIWGHPRDLSGEIELPVGRDPKSRIRMAVVKNGKYAKTRYKAKEFFAIATLMEYELDTGRTHQIRVHSRFTGHPIVGDPIYEGREASLSRVPPLYHDTAEELLKMAPAQFLQAVEITFMHPTKRKKMTFSVPLEKPFEQAVKFLEKECLQTAPTFDADTSFRDFTETEINNPYLEEEIEDEEEYPYEEEPVKERLTRAERYEMKKERRKKRKEIEAEKREKKERKAAEKRGEAYVPKTDVVTGYEPTIDPSYLE
- the rimO gene encoding 30S ribosomal protein S12 methylthiotransferase RimO, with protein sequence MKHPKIFAAQLGCAKNQVDAEHLLAELYSVGFVSAPSAEKADYLLVNTCGFIEAAKEESINAVLSFVEIKKPAQKLIVSGCLSGRYKEELPKEMPEVDYWLGTYEPGKILQVLGLGEKSSGTENIKRLNLGDFPHHAYLKIAEGCDRRCAFCAIPNIRGKQVSFSIESIVQEAKELEAQGVKELTLIAQDTTFYGHEQGVRGPTLTKLLKAILAETKIPWIRTLYWYPQFIDDELLELMANEPRLCKYIDMPIQHANDKILKLMRRHYTQKSLREMLFKMREKIPGVTLRTTVLVGFPGETQEDFEELMQLIQDVRFEHLGGFVFSPEEGTPALQLTETPVPEDQARARLDAINDVQEEISSEATEAFIGKEVKVLIDEVAEESDYHFIGRTEGNSLDSDDIVKIVEGDATPGEFYWVKILDAEPHELTGKIVRAV
- a CDS encoding SPOR domain-containing protein; translated protein: MTQFSKVSAFALSAIAGLMIAGCNEEDEIVPEIKPAKKVEAPAAAPDTAAKQEMPQLQSIESLSATSSADKGTFTLSGDVVQPGTEGAVVIQVSIQPSKSAAKAILKKLEEKGIKGYLAQVENPGELEGSYYRVRIGYFKKIEDAKSYGKSALEPLGFAWWIDNKANDTVGSAASGEATESYSNSDSYNNSGSFTSSTPAAESPAAEAPVEEVAPAQEPAPVEEPAAEAAPAPAPEAEPAPAEVPTEQPAAEAPAPAQEPAPAPAPAAQEVYDDWE
- the rpsU gene encoding 30S ribosomal protein S21, translated to MIGVVVKPNEPFERALKRFTKSCEKNGIISDVKKRQRYEKPSEEKKRIETSARRKRLKELADANRKRLY